In Toxoplasma gondii ME49 chromosome X, whole genome shotgun sequence, a single genomic region encodes these proteins:
- a CDS encoding G-patch domain-containing protein (encoded by transcript TGME49_214820), producing MLDSLYGDLPPPSKDEGCPPKPTSLLGSLYDDLDDTPDTSSSSSASSSSSSSSALFASSSWTAERLQMLTPAVVRKQTLKSASGLGAASSQTAGQASSSKPPLDVAAVAAAASAAAAAVAAQLKAVKSEAFGDRARSLFGRGDREKAEALGASDEAASAPGVAGGVKRDESEKGESLRALGRLGVETAEGRRGHQGGDKETESSGFVSIGQMKDEYDPGTPNDYSAIYREKIRKQQREELERLRQQELDKQRRDRELPGSGSSLSGVAFGDSPSTPSPPAAPPAPPVLPSYIDPAKKSFAARMMEKMGWKHGEGLGVNKQGITAPLVAKKTAMRSGVIVQGAEVVQAAAQVRAQFNRPPTRVLLLLNMVGRGEVDEDLKEETEEEAAKFGNLLQVKIVEAAEAPDDEAVRIFCEYERKEEATRAFMTMNGRVFGGRTVKGRFYCEERWGKDDLMPNPEEEADKPLD from the exons ATGCTGGACTCTCTCTACGGGGATTTGCCTCCGCCCTCCAAGGACGAAGGCTGCCCCCCCAAACCGACCTCTCTCCTCGGGTCACTCTACGATGACCTCGACGACACTCCCGAcacctcgtcttcttcctcggcttcttcttcctcttcgtcgtcttctgctctcttcgcttcgtcttcgtggACAGCTGAGAGGCTGCAGATGCTGACGCCTGCAGTGGTGCGGAAGCAGACGCTGAAGTCAGCTAGTGGCCTGGGCGCGGCGTCTTCGCAGACAGCTGGCCAAGCGAGCTCGAGCAAGCCGCCGCTGGACGTCGCTGCGGTGGCGGCGGCGGCCagcgcggcggcggcggcggtgGCGGCGCAGCTGAAGGCGGTGAAGAGCGAGGCCTTCGGAGACAGGGCGCGGAGTCTCTTcgggcgcggagacagggagaaggCCGAGGCTCTGGGCGCCAGCGACGAGGCTGCATCGGCGCCAGGAGTGGCAGGAGGCGTGAAGAGGGATGAGtccgagaaaggcgagagccTCAGGGCGCTGGGCAGACTGGgtgtggagacagcagagggaagacggGGACACCAAGGcggcgacaaagagacagagagcagtGGATTCGTCAGCATCGGCCAAATGAAAGACGAATACGACCCAGGAACCCCCAATGACTACAGCGCCATCTACCGCGAGAAAATCAGGAAGcaacagcgagaggaactcgagagactTCGACAACAGGAACTCGACAAACAAAGAAGGGATCGAGAACTTCCCGGATCAG GTTCTTCTTTGTCGGGAGTGGCATTCGGAGATTCGCCTTCGACGCCCAGCCCGCCAGCAGCTCCTCCTGCGCCCCCAGTGCTGCCGTCGTACATCGACCCTGCAAAGAAGTCGTTCGCGGCGCGCATGATGGAGAAAATGGGATGGAAGCATGGGGAGGGTCTCGGCGTCAACAAACAGGGAATTACAGCTCCTCTCGTGGCGAAAAAGACTGCTATGAGAAGCGGCGTCATTGTTCAG GGCGCCGAGGTGGTCCAAGCGGCAGCACAGGTGCGGGCGCAGTTCAACCGGCCGCCTACGCGGGTGCTTTTGTTGCTGAACATGGTGGGTAGGGGAGAAGTAGACGAAGATctgaaagaagagaccgaagaagaagctgctaAATTTGGAAATCTCCTCCAGGTGAAGATcgtggaggcggcagaggcaCCCGACGATGAGGCGGTCCGCATTTTTTGCGAGtacgaaagaaaagaggaagcgacgcgTGCGTTCATGACCATGAATGGTCGCGTGTTTGGTGGGCGAACTGTGAAGGGCCGATTCTACTGTGAGGAGCGGTGGGGGAAAGACGACTTAATGCCAAAccccgaggaagaggcagacaaaCCCCTCGACTAA
- a CDS encoding hypothetical protein (encoded by transcript TGME49_214830) yields MESFEEAVQVVFSQSAHALRSHADRERQERAQAYLDEILSAPDGWAHLLNWLPQLSSVEARFWTLQAFLNVLPSSSPQQRQALREGVLTHCVLRRLQGGDTSCEARGDSGPGASSGLSGAGRNAARTEDGSAQGAETSREDAAVKNKTALLLVRLVQTDFPSTWPTAFLELRRLWTIAVEATSELPVSEKSEQASAKQVDVLDGLDVCLRILLLLHQEVVEDSVVVRDAEQTRRDAEIRTALRQHFSSSELSASDRSAVSFSRLLLQLLQLPVIRQDAALLRLTCEIIGRFIGYMDLLLPPSACEPPTQAQSAAGSLGSTAPAEGETRPTTAVGDGDAETATEGTLVHVLLETWLTCSCDEACNAVVAFAHKKMEAETKARLLSRMGLAEALRACMQQVAQRPELVAGFASMANTTASAFLDSAHTLSQREKEVQALLSEGSRNGISWPQETEAGAQLPQCEKKQTARQQDISRAAAMAWRRVSLLLPVIAELFACPVLDIAFRVEPFLSLFCNKTRLQEPQKGAAVKRKDEVLPSDFSPQALAPFLTNMLQLVYQKVVALQSEEIETEAGGGPGLDEDESEDEETVKMREYMELASQLYKRVFLVYPAHSFSWLQQTIQQVCSRLSLSNSSASSLSATSSLSSSSALSASSAARVWREAGAALHLLLLSAENVKDMPRELKDQSQPLPTCLFTLLQTEALFRFLPALAPPPSVRLLLLSVLGRFAPFFSHHPQFLPVALQLLLGPAFLNLAPETKHGGAQGAARLRRRLACVAGRSCLSLLRFLKSTQPQVSAFSLDILQALQTENCLQIPLPSPARGDAETENHTGAALVPNKLFSVDDQQLLFEAAGVLLGARHTGNQEPRTRSQAAETEGQAPRLSDAGKAAARALTQAERMRLLHQLLQHLIPAFDAAKLSQLSSPEEAACWALLWARTCNAIASLTKSFPSTECRESSGDRTREVWREAFQHISYATQVALSPSSLRPDIGNVFLFSPFFHSFVFLLRRGLQLLNVDILPVMHATLPLLYEALPSAFSASSRALADPERFFVASAFTPGTGAAPCTPQGCGAQLASLVTYFLVTLKEKSLVARGGFLCDDLLRNLFWRHFTLWWRAETESPELLRDQAELQEQLTLLLNTVGKEAPSLLTAFLLAVPVSSSACATAVSSLANGVAVDTGPQTPSLAALRSFRSDSCRESFVGNLRSLQQHLFSVASQPSPMVPAPASYLSLGQGVVASGLEFSDLRNVFLAGLQELFVAASASPPRLREGLDPLHATRVGVSCFLLFSLSPASAGNSSACVYAIQTWLAVVQHVLVENISGAAFPHLQQIQAFLQVHVREKPQDAKAELLRPPPEVQEKAADELLRLLPAREIFAATSALVLHLDVAADAQQARVLGDVCSLWRLFVLGPGGTVTSCSTPSRQNGATSSLFALAAVLSHFFQPIQRLLFSSLADALYGFFTRQKETGAGISTPEKCAEDASQAAAMLVQSLVETADLRTSKENVRQWVLAQRQPR; encoded by the exons ATGGAGAGCTTCGAGGAAGCGGTTCAGGTCGTTTTTTCACAGAGTGCACATGCGCTTCGCTCGCATGCGGATCGCGAGCGCCAGGAGCGCGCCCAGGCCTATCTGGATGAGATCCTCTCTGCGCCAGACGGCTGGGCGCACCTCCTCAACTGGCTCCCACAGCTCTCCTCCGTCGAAGCTCGCTTCTGGACTCTCCAAGCTTTCCTCAACGTCCTCCCCTCGAGCTCTCCCCAACAGAGGCAGGCTCTCCGAGAGGGCGTCCTCACCCACTGCGTGCTTCGGCGCCTCCAAGGCGGAGACACCTCGTGCGAGGCAAGAGGAGACTCCGGGCCGGGTGCCTCGTCGGGTCTCAGCGGAGCaggcagaaacgcagcgagAACCGAGGACGGAAGCGCGCAGGGCGCGGAAACCTCGCGGGAGGATGCAGCCGTGAAAAACAAAACGGCGCTGCTCCTCGTTCGTCTTGTCCAGACCGACTTCCCCTCCACCTGGCCGACTGCGTTTCTCGAGCTGAGACGGCTCTGGACCATCGCTGTGGAGGCGACAAGTGagcttcctgtctctgagAAGAGTGAACAGGCCTCGGCGAAACAAGTCGATGTCCTCGATGGCCTCGATGTCTGCCTGAgaattcttcttctcctccaccAAGAGGTCGTGGAAGACTCGGTGGTCGTCCGCGACGCAGAGCAAACCcgccgagacgcagag ATTCGAACGGCTCTTCGACAGCACTTCTCGTCGTCGGAGTTGTCTGCCTCAGACAGATCTGcggtctccttctcgcgcctccttcttcaacttcttcAACTTCCAGTTATACGGCAGGACgcagctcttcttcggctcACTTGTGAGATCATCGGCAGATTCATTGGGTACATGGACCTGCTACTGCCACCCTCCGCCTGCGAGCCGCCCACGCAGGCGCAGAGCGCCGCCGGCTCTTTGGGCTCTACCGCCCCGGCCGAGGGCGAGACGCGGCCGACGACAGCGgtcggagacggagacgcggagacagccacGGAGGGGACGCTCGTCCACGTTCTCCTCGAAACTTGGCTCACATGCTCCTGCGACGAGGCCTGCAACGCAGTTGTCGCCTTCGCGCACAAGAAAATGGAGGCTGAAACAAAGGCCAGACTTCTCTCCAGAATGGGC CTAGCTGAGGCACTTCgagcttgcatgcagcaagTGGCGCAACGCCCAGAGCTCGTCGCGGGTTTTGCCTCGATGGCGAACACAACGGCTTCGGCTTTTCTGGACTCCGCGCATACGTTGAgtcaaagagagaaggaggtcCAGGCGCTCTTGTCggagggaagcagaaacggCATTTCATggccacaagagacagaggcaggagCGCAACTTCCTCAGTgtgagaagaagcaaacagcTCGTCAACAAGACATCAGCAGAGCAGCGGCGATG gcTTGGCGCCGAGTGTCGCTTCTGTTGCCGGTGATAGCGGAGCTGTTTGCTTGTCCAGTGCTGGACATCGCGTTCCGCGTCGaaccgtttctctcgcttttctgcaACAAGACGCGTCTCCAAGAGCCGCAGAAAGGAGCGGCGGTGAAGCGAAAAGACGAGGTCCTGCCGAGCGACTTCTCCCCGCAAGCGCTTGCCCCCTTCCTCACCAACATGCTTCAGCTCGTCTATCAAAAG GTCGTCGCCCTACAGTCCGAGGAGATCGAGACAGAAGCCGGCGGCGGGCCTGGTCTAGACGAAGACGAATctgaggacgaggagacagtaAAAATGCGAGAGTACATGGAG CTAGCCAGCCAGTTGTACAAGCGGGTGTTCCTGGTGTATCCGGCGCACTCGTTTTCGTGGCTTCAACAGACGATTCAGCAGGTCTGCAGTCGGCTGTCGCTTTCCAattcttcggcttcttctctttccgcgacgtcttccctctcctcttcctctgctctctccgcctcctccgctGCCCGAGTGTGGCGCGAAGCGGGGGCGGctctgcatctgcttctgctgtctgCAGAGAACGTCAAGGACATGCCTAGAGAGTTGAAGGACCAGTCTCAGCCTCTCCCCACATGTCTCTTCACCCTTCTGCAGACCGAGGCCTTGTTCCGCTTCTTGCCTGCGCTCGCGCCGCCCCCGAGCgtccggcttcttctcctctccgtcctcgGCCGCTTTgcgccgttcttctctcaccaTCCCCAGTTCCTCCCCGTCGCTCTCCAGCTCCTCCTAGGTCCCGCCTTCCTCAACCTCGCACCCGAGACGAAACACGGAGGCGCGCAAGGTGCCGCGCGACTTCGGCGTCGCCTCGCATGTGTGGCGGGCCGCagctgtttgtctctcttgcgtTTTCTGAAGAGCACGCAGCCACAAGTCagtgcgttctctctcgacatTCTCCAGGCTCTGCAGACTGAGAACTGTCTCCAAATTCCGCTGCCGAGTCCGGCGCGCGGTGAcgccgagacagaaaaccacACCGGCGCTGCGCTCGTCCCGAATAAACTGTTCTCTGTCGACGAccagcagcttctcttcgaAGCCGCTGGCGTCCTGCTCGGCGCCCGACACACCGGCAACCAGGAGCCTCGGACCCGATCTCaggctgcggagacagagggacaggcgccgcgtctctccgaTGCGGGGAAAGCTGCCGCTCGCGCCTTGACGCAAGCAGAACGCATGCGCCTTCTCCACCAACTGCTTCAGCACCTCATTCCAGCTTTCGATGCCGCAAAG CTCTCACAGTTGTCGAGTCCAGAGGAAGCGGCTTGCTGGGCTTTGTTGTGGGCGCGAACGTGCAACGCCATCGCTTCTTTGACGAAGTCTTTTCCGTCGACTGAATGCCGAGAGTCTTCGGGCGACAGAACTCGAGAAGTCTGGAGAGAAGCTTTCCAGCATATCTCCTACGCTACACAG GTGGctttgtcgccttcgtcgctaCGACCTGATATCGGGAacgtctttctgttttctccctttttccactcgttcgtctttctgcttcggcGCGGCCTGCAGCTCTTGAACGTGGACATCCTCCCCGTTATGCACGCGACGCTGCCGCTGCTCTACGAGGCCTTGccctctgcgttttctgcctcctcgcgaGCGCTCGCCGATCCGGAAAGGTTTTTTGTCGCCTCTGCATTCACCCCTGGCACCGGGGCTGCTCCCTGTACACCGCAGGGCTGTGGCGCCCAGCTCGCCAGTCTCGTCACCTATTTTCTCGTCACTTTGAAGGAGAAGAGTCTCGTCGCTCGCGGCGGTTTTCTCTGCGATGATCTCTTACGCAA CCTTTTTTGGCGGCACTTTACGCTTTGGTGGCGAGCGGAAACGGAGTCTCCAGAGCTGCTTCGAGACCAGGCGGAGCTGCAGGAGCAGCTGACTCTGCTTCTCAACACGGTGGGGAAAGAGGCGCCGTCTCTGCTGACTGCTTTTCTCTTGGCTGTCCCCGTGTCTTCGTCGGCATGCGCGACGGCAGTCTCGAGCCTGGCAAACGGTGTGGCGGTGGATACCGGTCCCCAAACGCCATCGCTCGCTGCTCTACGTTCGTTTCGCAGTGACAGTTGTCGGGAGTCCTTCGTCGGGAATCTCCGGAGTCTCCAGCAGCATCTCTTCTCCGTGGCGTCGCAGCCAAGTCCTATGGTGCCGGCGCCCGCCTCCTACCTGTCTCTCGGCCAAGGCGTGGTTGCCAGTGGACTCGAATTCTCGGACTTGCGGAACGTCTTCCTTGCTGGACTTCAGGagctcttcgtcgctgcgtCGGCCTCTCCGCCGCGCCTCCGGGAGGGCCTCGACCCCCTGCATGCGACGCGCGTCGgtgtctcctgcttcctgcttttttccctgtctcccgcgAGTGCTGGGAACTCTTCAGCCTGCGTCTATGCGATCCAGACGTGGCTAGCTGTCGTCCAACATGTCTTGGTGGAGAACATCTCGGGCGCCGCCTTCCCTCATCTGCAGCAGATCCAGGCCTTCCTCCAAGTCCACGTTCGCGAGAAGCCTCAGGACGCAAAAGCGGAGCTGCTGCGGCCGCCTCCAGAAGTCCAGGAGAAAGCTGCAGACGaactccttcgcctcttgcCTGCACGTGAAATCTTCGCTGCCACCAGTGCCCTCGTCCTCCACCTCGACGTCGCCGCCGACGCCCAGCAGGCCCGC GTTCTTGGAGACGTCTGCAGTCTCTGGCGACTCTTCGTCTTGGGTCCTGGCGGGACTGTCACCTCCTGTTCAACGCCGAGTCGACAGAACGGTGCGACGTCTTCGCTGTTTGCTCTCGCGGCGGTGCTCTCCCATTTCTTCCAGCCTATTCagcgccttcttttctcctccctcgccgACGCCCTTTATGGCTTCTTCACCcgacaaaaggagacaggagctgGGATATCTACGCCTGAGAAATGCGCTGAAGACGCTTCTCAGGCAGCGGCGATGCTTGTTCAG AGCCTGGTGGAGACGGCAGATCTTCGGACGAGCAAAGAAAACGTTCGGCAATGGGTTTTGGCGCAGCGGCAACCGAGGTAG
- a CDS encoding hypothetical protein (encoded by transcript TGME49_214835), translating to MLSCASQKFIETNGSVPCFRREGCRLPAAASAPTWEGNWPANFCPSVSYIAGIHLVSSQSTKWTKRVPAPADRLRTKRSRDLSWWKRHPAEHPYSGNPQYSTAFDTKSVLSVSGSTATSKGRLTEL from the exons ATGCTATCGTGTGCATCTCAAAAATTCATCGAAACGAACGGTTCTGTTCCCTGTTTTCGACGCGAAGGGTGTCGGCTGCCCGCGGCAGCGTCTGCTCCGACGTGGGAAGGTAACTGGCCTGCGAATTTCtgcccctctgtctcctaTATCGCTGGTATTCACCTCGTCTCTTCCCAATCTACGAAGTGGACGAAACGCGTCCCGGCCCCCGCGGACAGACTACGGACGA AGCGGTCACGCGACCTCAGCTGGTGGAAACGCCACCCTGCGGAGCACCCGTACTCGGGAAACCCCCAATATTCCACGGCTTTCGACACAAAGTCCGTCCTGTCGGTATCGGGGAGCACAGCGACCTCAAAAGGACGGTTAACAGAACTGTGA